The Candidatus Bathyarchaeota archaeon genome includes a region encoding these proteins:
- a CDS encoding GYD domain-containing protein, which yields MPTYILLSKLTDEGWKTVREKPERIKEVNRELETMGVKVVHQYATLGSYDFVNIVEASDNKTIARISIEMGSRGTVQIMSIPAIPIDEFIAAIKKK from the coding sequence ATGCCTACATATATTCTTCTTTCTAAGCTTACGGACGAGGGATGGAAGACCGTTAGAGAGAAGCCTGAAAGAATCAAAGAGGTCAATAGGGAACTTGAGACAATGGGCGTGAAGGTTGTCCATCAATATGCAACGCTTGGATCGTATGATTTCGTGAACATAGTTGAAGCATCAGACAACAAGACAATAGCACGTATTTCCATAGAAATGGGTTCACGCGGAACAGTTCAAATAATGAGTATACCAGCAATTCCCATAGACGAATTTATTGCGGCCATAAAGAAAAAGTAG
- a CDS encoding 50S ribosomal protein L35ae yields MSEVIQGVIVGYRTGPRTQRPKECILQFSVIKSSGEAARLVGRKVAWPIGERKLRGKIVAVHGKKGLVRARFKKGVPGQALGTAIEVIG; encoded by the coding sequence ATGTCTGAAGTTATTCAAGGCGTTATCGTAGGTTATAGGACTGGCCCAAGGACTCAGCGCCCTAAGGAATGTATCCTCCAGTTTTCTGTTATCAAGTCGTCCGGTGAAGCAGCAAGACTTGTAGGCCGAAAGGTGGCGTGGCCTATTGGAGAACGTAAGCTTCGAGGAAAAATCGTGGCTGTACATGGAAAAAAAGGTTTAGTGAGAGCACGTTTCAAGAAGGGCGTGCCAGGTCAAGCCCTCGGAACCGCTATTGAAGTCATTGGATGA
- a CDS encoding site-specific integrase, translating to MVKRKGNPHKHHYKYGKQTTPIDFQTFSSIVENGKFVKPLRDKSFLAFLYWFGVRRAETLERVKEDFIIKDGLLIVDATPKKGGEREPLEVLINYPYVDLIVKKVNKTRRTLVNPTRRVWNISGPTAWRIVKRVMPKHYPHFFRLNRATRFLEDPETTIPEMMAWFGWKASKTVDPYIGYSRRHIRKQRERLARELT from the coding sequence ATGGTTAAGAGAAAAGGCAACCCTCACAAACATCATTACAAATATGGCAAACAGACAACACCGATAGACTTTCAAACGTTCAGTTCTATAGTGGAGAACGGGAAGTTTGTCAAGCCTTTGAGAGACAAATCCTTTCTGGCCTTCTTATATTGGTTCGGTGTCCGTAGGGCTGAAACCTTGGAGAGAGTGAAGGAAGACTTCATTATTAAAGACGGTTTGTTAATTGTTGATGCCACCCCTAAGAAAGGTGGAGAAAGGGAGCCCTTAGAGGTCCTGATTAATTATCCTTATGTTGACCTGATTGTAAAAAAGGTGAACAAAACAAGGCGAACGTTAGTTAACCCTACTCGTAGAGTGTGGAACATTTCAGGACCTACCGCATGGCGCATAGTCAAACGAGTGATGCCTAAACATTACCCTCACTTTTTCCGGTTGAACCGAGCAACCAGATTCTTAGAAGACCCTGAGACAACCATTCCTGAGATGATGGCTTGGTTCGGTTGGAAGGCTTCTAAAACAGTGGATCCTTACATTGGTTATAGTCGTAGGCACATACGTAAACAAAGGGAAAGGCTGGCCAGGGAACTAACGTAG
- a CDS encoding YjbQ family protein, whose product MKIVSESFTFSTKGEIDFVDLTGKVQEVVKRSGIRNGLAHVFAPHATGIIVLTEYEPSLLNDIRNVLEKLFPKRGSYQHPSNAHSHLRSMFLPPDRTLPVVDGRVVLGTWQSLFFIETDVYPRRRTVVTQVIGE is encoded by the coding sequence ATGAAAATTGTTAGTGAAAGCTTCACGTTCTCTACTAAGGGCGAAATTGACTTTGTTGATCTTACTGGCAAGGTTCAAGAGGTGGTGAAAAGATCTGGCATCAGGAATGGTTTGGCCCATGTGTTTGCCCCTCACGCCACTGGCATAATAGTCCTAACAGAGTATGAACCAAGTCTACTCAACGACATCAGAAACGTTCTTGAGAAACTGTTTCCTAAGCGTGGTTCTTATCAACATCCATCCAACGCTCATTCTCATCTTAGATCCATGTTTCTCCCCCCAGATAGGACGTTGCCAGTAGTTGATGGACGAGTTGTTTTAGGCACATGGCAATCTCTGTTTTTCATTGAAACTGACGTTTATCCGAGAAGAAGAACAGTGGTTACGCAGGTAATTGGTGAGTAA
- a CDS encoding MGMT family protein, translating into MKKEEIKREEDVINLLRDKTEFERAVLVATFKIPKGKVSTYKGIAEKIGKPHAYRAVGNALHKNPLAPIVPCHRVVKSDGGFGGEKKGAKSRRTLLEKEGIPIENDRVEISEEILI; encoded by the coding sequence ATGAAGAAAGAGGAGATCAAAAGAGAGGAAGATGTAATCAACTTATTAAGGGATAAGACGGAATTCGAAAGGGCGGTCCTAGTTGCTACATTCAAAATTCCGAAGGGAAAGGTTAGCACATACAAAGGAATAGCCGAAAAAATTGGTAAACCACATGCTTACCGGGCTGTCGGTAATGCCCTACATAAGAATCCACTTGCACCCATAGTTCCATGCCACCGTGTTGTCAAATCTGATGGCGGATTCGGAGGAGAGAAAAAAGGAGCCAAATCAAGAAGGACCCTTTTAGAGAAAGAGGGAATACCCATCGAAAACGACAGGGTAGAAATAAGTGAAGAGATTTTGATCTGA
- a CDS encoding ArsR family transcriptional regulator has product MSDKGSKTVGRSIEETRQYHTRYLRAINSPLRREILRALKKGYATIEDLQSSTGLDNETLKWHLSVLEHGFCVEKAIKQGKLVYKLTQEGRVVDYLE; this is encoded by the coding sequence TTGTCAGATAAGGGTTCAAAAACAGTCGGCAGGTCGATTGAGGAAACAAGACAGTATCACACTCGCTACTTAAGAGCCATCAACAGTCCTTTGAGGCGAGAAATTCTTAGAGCTCTGAAGAAAGGTTACGCAACCATTGAAGATCTCCAATCGAGCACGGGGTTAGACAACGAGACTCTGAAATGGCATCTGAGTGTGTTAGAGCATGGCTTCTGCGTAGAGAAGGCTATCAAACAGGGAAAGCTGGTCTACAAGCTCACCCAAGAAGGTAGAGTTGTTGATTACTTGGAATAA
- a CDS encoding ATP-dependent DNA ligase, with protein sequence MGTDFQALAELCEKLEATSKRTLMVNLVADFLKHLALDEVDPATSMILGRALPRWDSRTLEVSWTTLSGIIKRLTNVNWKDFADAFSRTGDIGAATKTVFEASKIRKQTMLIEKPLTILEVRRNLEAIAETTGHGSRERKERLLETLLGQTTPLEAKYLIKIMIGEMRTGFHEGLMELAVSKAFNIPHNVVQKASMLTGDIAEVAVIAKAKGKEGILKLEFQIFRPIKPMLAQMAENVNEALKEHGEKTAFEYKLDGARIQIHKSNNEVRIYSRRLTDVTDSLPEVVQLVQEEVKAQKAILEGEVIAIGEDGNPLPFQHLMRRFRRVHDVEKMVKQIPVKLYLFDLIYLNGQSLADDSYIGRRKKLEKIAGDILLAKQLITRKRLEAEEFLREALNEGHEGLMAKRLDGAYTPGIRGKRWFKIKESLEPLDLVIVAAEYGYGRRHDWLSDYYLAARDVDSGEFLMVGKTFKGLTDKEIIRMTAHLKELAVREDRGKVVVTPRIVVEVAYNEIQESPKYRCGMALRFARITRIRDDKGPEEADTIERVRKIYEKQFERKARPSKF encoded by the coding sequence ATGGGAACAGACTTTCAGGCTTTAGCCGAGCTTTGCGAGAAACTGGAGGCTACCTCCAAACGCACGTTGATGGTTAATTTGGTAGCAGATTTTCTAAAACACTTAGCCCTAGATGAAGTGGACCCTGCAACATCCATGATTCTCGGTCGAGCACTCCCCAGATGGGATTCAAGGACGCTTGAGGTTAGTTGGACGACGCTTAGTGGCATAATCAAACGGTTAACAAACGTGAACTGGAAAGACTTCGCAGATGCCTTCAGCAGAACAGGTGACATAGGAGCAGCAACAAAAACCGTTTTTGAAGCAAGCAAAATTCGGAAACAAACTATGCTTATTGAAAAACCATTGACAATTCTTGAGGTGAGACGAAACCTAGAAGCCATAGCTGAAACGACAGGCCACGGTTCAAGAGAACGGAAAGAACGCCTGCTGGAAACCTTGCTAGGACAAACCACACCTCTAGAAGCCAAATACCTGATCAAGATTATGATAGGCGAAATGAGAACAGGTTTTCATGAAGGTCTAATGGAACTCGCCGTCTCCAAAGCTTTCAACATTCCTCACAATGTTGTTCAGAAGGCAAGCATGTTGACCGGTGACATTGCAGAAGTTGCCGTTATAGCTAAGGCTAAAGGCAAAGAAGGTATCTTAAAACTAGAGTTTCAGATTTTCAGGCCTATCAAGCCTATGCTAGCCCAAATGGCTGAAAACGTGAATGAAGCCCTCAAAGAACACGGCGAAAAGACAGCTTTTGAATATAAGTTGGATGGTGCCCGCATTCAAATTCACAAATCAAATAACGAAGTTAGAATCTACAGTCGCAGGTTAACCGATGTGACCGACAGTTTACCTGAAGTGGTGCAATTAGTTCAGGAGGAAGTGAAAGCCCAAAAAGCCATTTTGGAAGGCGAAGTCATAGCGATAGGAGAAGACGGTAATCCACTGCCATTTCAACATCTCATGAGAAGGTTTCGAAGAGTTCACGACGTAGAGAAAATGGTTAAGCAAATCCCTGTGAAACTCTATCTCTTCGATCTCATATACCTCAATGGCCAAAGCCTAGCTGATGATTCCTACATCGGGCGGAGGAAAAAGCTGGAAAAAATTGCGGGGGACATATTGTTGGCAAAGCAGTTAATCACTAGGAAGCGTCTGGAGGCGGAAGAGTTTCTGAGAGAAGCCTTAAATGAAGGCCACGAGGGGTTGATGGCTAAGAGGTTGGACGGTGCATACACGCCTGGAATCAGGGGGAAACGATGGTTCAAAATCAAAGAGTCACTAGAGCCATTAGATTTGGTTATTGTTGCCGCGGAATATGGGTATGGAAGAAGACATGACTGGCTTTCAGACTATTACTTGGCTGCGCGAGATGTTGATAGTGGAGAATTTTTGATGGTGGGTAAGACGTTCAAGGGGCTTACCGATAAGGAAATCATTCGGATGACTGCGCATTTGAAAGAGTTAGCGGTTAGGGAAGATCGGGGAAAAGTGGTAGTTACTCCTCGAATTGTGGTTGAAGTAGCGTACAATGAGATTCAGGAGAGCCCCAAGTACAGGTGTGGAATGGCGTTGCGGTTTGCCAGAATAACTAGGATTCGAGACGATAAAGGCCCCGAAGAAGCTGACACCATTGAAAGAGTTAGGAAAATCTACGAGAAACAGTTCGAGAGAAAAGCTAGACCCTCGAAGTTTTGA